A genome region from Cyprinus carpio isolate SPL01 chromosome B23, ASM1834038v1, whole genome shotgun sequence includes the following:
- the sla2b gene encoding src-like-adapter 2 has product MGSRPSKDRRGSGAHAVLLDTEEGTDPLTMDGGRFVVVSLYDYPSRGPGDCAIRVGERLNILSDEGEWWKVSSSATGNESYIPSNYTAKVYNRWQFVGLSKQKAEELLMLPHNQPGSFLIRESETYPGNHTLSVLRSSSHERASVKHYRISCIENGWVYISPGLTFRTLSELIAHNNKVSDGLCCTLGEPCYIIGSNNVPVVTGPPPIAVKRPTINWKDVDSSMIFGQRKEGAEDSIVSEGLKEAINSYLYMTEECEDCCQLWDT; this is encoded by the exons ATGGGCAGTCGGCCAAGTAAAGACCGCCGTGGATCAGGCGCACATGCTGTTCTCTTGGACACGGAGGAAGGCACTGACCCGTTGACCATGG ATGGCGGTAGATTCGTGGTGGTGTCCCTGTACGACTATCCGTCCAGAGGACCGGGTGACTGCGCCATCAGAGTGGGAGAGAGGCTCAACATTTTGTCAGA TGAGGGAGAGTGGTGGAAAGTCAGTTCATCAGCAACGGGAAATGAGAGCTACATCCCCAGCAATTACACCGCCAAAGTGTACAACAG GTGGCAGTTTGTCGGTCTCAGCAAACAGAAAGCAGAGGAACTGCTGATGCTCCCCCATAATCAGCCCGGATCCTTCCTTATCAGAGAGAGCGAGACCTACCCAG gTAACCACACTCTGTCAGTGCTTAGGAGCAGCTCGCATGAACGCGCTTCTGTCAAACACTACCGTATCAGCTGCATCGAGAACGGCTGGGTCTACATCTCTCCTGGACTCACCTTCAGGACCCTCTCAGAACTAATAGCACACAataata AAGTATCGGACGGGCTGTGCTGCACTCTGGGGGAGCCATGCTACATCATTGGATCCAACAACGTTCCTGTGGTCACCGGCCCGCCTCCGATTGCCGTGAAGAGGCCTACTATAAACTGGAAAGATGTAGACAG CTCCATGATCTTCGGGCAGAGAAAAGAGGGTGCAGAGGACTCCATAGTGAGCGAAGGCCTGAAGGAGGCCATTAACTCATACCTCTACATGACGGAGGAATGTGAGGACTGCTGTCAGCTCTGGGACACATGA